The following coding sequences are from one Triticum aestivum cultivar Chinese Spring chromosome 5A, IWGSC CS RefSeq v2.1, whole genome shotgun sequence window:
- the LOC123104413 gene encoding rhodocoxin (The sequence of the model RefSeq protein was modified relative to this genomic sequence to represent the inferred CDS: added 15 bases not found in genome assembly), translating into MAIAARALRRLPLHLAPALARPFCAVSPAAAAPAPAAASAKVADRIVRVLAIDLDGGRREVVGLAGQTLLRALVNAGLIEAASHRLDDIDACSAECEVHIAQEWLEKMPAASYEERYVLTRASRNRELNKHARLGCQVVLGKEHQGMVVALPEPKPWDIP; encoded by the coding sequence CGCGCCCTGCGCCGGCTCCCGCTCCACCTCGCCCCCGCGCTCGCCCGCCCCTTCTGCGCCGtctcccccgccgccgcggcccccgccCCGGCCGCCGCGTCCGCCAAGGTCGCCGACCGCATCGTGCGCGTCCTCGCCATCGACCTCGACGGCGGGCGCCGCGAGGTGGTCGGCCTGGCCGGCCAGACCCTCCTCCGCGCGCTCGTCAACGCGGGGCTCATCGAGGCGGCCTCCCACCGCCTCGACGACATCGACGCCTGCTCCGCCGAGTGCGAGGTCCACATCGCGCAGGAGTGGCTCGAGAAGATGCCCGCGGCCTCCTACGAGGAGCGCTACGTCCTCACGCGCGCCTCCCGCAACCGGGAGCTCAACAAGCACGCCCGCCTCGGCTGCCAGGTCGTGCTCGGCAAGGAGCACCAGGGGATGGTCGTCGCCCTCCCCGAGCCCAAGCCCTGGGACATCCCGTAA